ATGTGTTCGCAACCAATATTGAAGGAGCGGATGGGGCCATGGGAGGTAAGGCCAGAGAGATCAGTCTGGCGGTATTGAAGAAAATGAACGTATTGTAAGGAGGCGCTGGGGATGAAATCCTATGAAATGGCGGTTCTGGTTTTGAGCGACAAGGGCGCGCGCGGCGAGCGGCAGGATCTGAGCGGTCCTGCGGTTCGTGAAGTATTAGGCGCGCAGTATCCGGTTGTGTATTATAAAATGATCCCTGATGAAAAAGAGGAAATTATCCGGGAACTTTGCTATATTTGCGATGAACTGGCGCCGCCGTTGCTAATTACTTCCGGCGGGACCGGCTTTTCCGAACGGGATGTTACGCCGGAAGCGACCATGGAGGTAGTGGAAAAGCTTACGCCCGGCATTCCGGAAGCCATGCGCTTCTACGGCATGCAGAAAACGCCGAAAGCCATGCTTTCACGGGCGGTAGCCGGTATTCGGGGCAAGACGCTGATTGTGAATCTGCCTGGCAGTGTAAAAGGCGTGAAAGAGTCGTTGGAAGCCATTGCTCCGGCGTTGGCTCATGGCCTGGGGATTTTGCGCGGCGATGCCCAAGAATGCGGGCAGCCTAGTGCGGAAAAACGGGCGTCCGTGCTGGCGGTGAATCGCAGTGAGAAAAAAGGAGAAATCAAGGTTCCTATTGCTAAGGGATATTTTGCGGTGGATTGCGGCTTGCAGGGAGACGCTCATGCTGGAGACTGGCACCGTCAGGTGAGCCTCTTGGGCTATGAGAGTTTTGAGAAGATACGGCAACTGGGCGTAACTGATCTGGAACCCGGTGTTTTTGCGGAGAACTTGACGACAGAAGGCATAGAACTCTTTACGCTGCCTGTGGGAACTCGCCTCCAAATTGGCGAGGCGTTGCTGGAAGTGACGCAAATTGGCAAGGAGTGTCATCTAGGCTGCGCCATTCGCGAAAAAACAGGAGACTGCGTCATGCCCAGAGAGGGTATTTTTGCAAAGGTGCTAAAGCCGGGCTGGATTGCTCCAGGAGACTTGATTGAGATTGTAGCATAAGGGGTTGCAGAAAATGAAAACCATTAGGACGCAGGATGCGCTTGGAACCGTCCTGTGTCATGACATAACAAAGATTGTGCCGGGAGAGTTTAAAGGTCCGGCGTTTCATAAGGGTCATATTGTGACGGAAGAAGATATTCCCGTGCTTTTATCTTTAGGCAAAGATCATCTCTATGTATGGGAACTGCAAGATGGATTTGTACATGAAAATGACGCCGCCTTGCGTTTGGCCAAGGCGGTAGGCGGCGGTGGTCTTGCCATGACAGAACCGGAGGAAGGCAAGGTGAATCTTCTTGCCGAACAAGACGGTCTGCTGCTGATCGACGAGGAGCGCTTGCTGCGCTTGAATTTGCTGGGCGAAGTGGCGGTGGCTACCCGCAGCCAAGAACGGACGGTGAAAAAGGGCGATATTGTGGCTGGGATTCGTGTGATCCCGCTGGTTTTTGCAGAAGAAAAAATGCAGGAGGCAGAGGCCATCGCTGCGGAGATGGACGTCATTTCCGTACTGCCGTTCCAGCCCTGCAAAGTTGGGATTATTACAACGGGAAACGAAGTGTATTACGGCAGAATTGCTGACCGTTTCGGGCCGGTTGTAAAAGAAAAAGTGGAAGTCTTTGGCTGCACTGTGGTGCGGCAGGCGCTTGTGCCGGACTCGGCGGAGGAAATTGCCCAAGCGGTGCAAAGTCTACTGGCGGAAGGGTGCCAGTTGATTTTGACTACAGGCGGCATGTCGGTGGACCCGGATGATGTGACGCCGGCCGGTATTCGTCTGGCCGGCGCCAGAATTGTTTCTTACGGGGCGCCGGTTTTGCCTGGTTCGGTATTCCTGATGGCGTATATGGGAGTTGTGCCGGTACTGGGACTGCCGGGCTGCGTCATGTACAACAGTACGACTGTTTTTGACTTGGTGCTGCCCTTGGTGTTGGCTGGGAGGGTAGTAACCCGGGAAATAATCGCTCGCTGGGGCGTAGGCGGCTTATGCTTAAATTGCGAGAGCTGCCATTTTCCAGATTGTTCGTTTGGGACGTAATGAGATGAGGGAGGAGCGGCTTTGTGAAGAAAAATGTGTCCATGGAAGAGGCGCAGCAGCTTTTTGCAGCGCAGGCTGCGCCTGTGGGAGAACGAAAGATATCCCTGGCGGAAGCGGCGGGAAGCGTGTTGAGCCGGGATGTGTTTGCGCCTCTGGACTTGCCTCCTTTTGATCGTTCGCCCTTAGACGGCTATGCGCTGCGGGCGGCGGATGTCCGCCAAGCCTCCAAGGTACAGCCGGTGGCCTTGCGGGTTGTGGAAGAGGTGCGGGCTGGCTTTGTCGCTTCCCGGGAAGTAGACGAAGGCTGCGCCGTTAAGATCATGACCGGCGCGCCTTTGCCGGACGGAGCCGATGTAGTAGTGCCTTTTGAAGACGTGGAACGTAAAGGCGGCGTGGTGTGCATTACTGCACCAATGGCAAGCGGCAGCAATGTCATATATGCTGGCGAAGACTTTGCGGCAGGAGAATTGGCAGCTAAAAAAGGGGCTCTTCTAACGCCGCCTCTTGTGGGGCTGTTAGCCGCCTTGGGCATGGAAACGGTTCCTGTTTACGGGAAATGCAAGGTGGCTCTCTTCAGCACGGGGGACGAGCTGATAGAACCGCCGCAAGCGTTGCGGCCGGGGGCAATTTACAATTCGAATCTACATAGCCTGCGCGCCTATTGCCGCATGGCGGGCGCGGAAACCGTGGCGCTTGGTACAGCGGTTGATGAAGAAGGGGCGATTACAGCACAGTTGGAAGAAGCGCTGCGGCAAGCTGACTTGGTGGTGACCACAGGCGGTGTATCCGTAGGAGACTATGACTTGCTTCCGGCGGCCTTGCAAAAGGCGGGTGCCAAGGTTTTATTCCACGGCTTGGACATGAAACCAGGTTCGCCAGCTATGGGAGCGGTCTGCTGGGGTAAGCCGGTCTTGGCGCTTTCCGGTAATCCGGCAGCGGCGTTGATTGCCTTTGAGCTCGTGGGAGCGCCGCTTCTGAAAAAAATGCTGGGGTGGCAAACCGTTCTGCCGCAGCGGGTTGACGTTATTTTAGATGATGAGTTTGCGAAGGCCAGCGGGCAGAGGCGCTTTGTGCGGGTGCGGTTAGAGGTGCAAGGGACGCAATTGCATGCCAAACTGGCGGGGAAGCAGAGCAATGGGGCGCTGCAGTCTATGGTAGCAAGCAATGCTTTGTTGGATGTGCCTGCAGGCAGCGGGCCGTTGAAAGCAGGTCAGCTAGTTACGGCGGTGTTGACAGGACCTTTGGCGTAGGAGGAGAAGATGGCGGTAAGCGGCATTGTACTGGCAGGCGGGCGGAGCTTGCGCATGGGCAAGGATAAAACGCAGCTTATGTGGGGGCGGCATACGCTGCTGGAGAACGCGGTTTGCCGCCTGCGGGGTCTTGCGGACGATATACTTGTTGTTGGTAGCCTGAAAGATACATGTTGTTTGCCGGGAATCCGGCAAGTGCAGGACCGGTACGCGGGCTGCGGTCCATTGGGCGGCATTCATACAGGGCTGCTGGAGGCAAAACACGAGGCGGTCCTAGTTCTTTCCTGTGACATGCCTTTTGTAACCGCAGAATTGACGGCGTTTTTAGCAGCTAAGAAAGAGGGATTTGCCGCGGTAATTCCGCGTTGCCGAGGGCATGTAGAACCTTTGTGCGCAGTATATGCTCGCAGTTGCTTACCTGTTATCGAAGACTTGCTGCAAGCGGGGGATAATCAAGTGCGGCAAGTTTTTGCCAAGGTTAACACTTGTTATATAGAAGAAGCGGAATTGGAACGGTTTGGTGATGTGCAGCAGTTGTTTTTCAATCTAAATACGCCGCAAGATTGGCAGGAGGCTTTACGCCGCAAGGAGGTAGGGTATGGAAACTAACAAAATTCCGATCGTCTCCTTCGTCTCGGCTTGTTCCGGGGCCGGTAAAACGACCTTGCTGGAAAAGGTTGTAGCCATTTTAAAGCAGCGCGGCTTGCGTTTGGCGGTAATCAAGCATGATGCGCATCGTTTTGAGATGGACCACCCAGGCAAGGATACCTGGCGTTTAGCGCAAGCAGGAGCCGATGTCGTGGCCATTTCCTCGCCGGAAAAAGTTGCATTGCTGGAAAAGGTACCTGCTGAAAAATCACTGGATGAAGTGTCGGCTATGATTTCCGGCGTGGATCTCATTTTGACCGAAGGCTTTAAACAAGGCGGCAAGCCTAAAGTTGAAGTGTATCGCGCCGAACTCCAAGCGTCTCTACGCAGTTCCGCGGAGGAATTGCTGGCGATTGCCGGCGATGCGTCCTTGCCGGGGGTTCCTTGTTACGCCTTGGATGACGCGGCTGGGATTGCGTCGGAGTTGCTGCGTTATCTGGAAAGCTTTCAACAAAAGAAAAGTATGATAAAGAAGACAGCCGCTTTGCAGGTTGGGATCGTGCTATTTCCGCAAGTGGAAGAGCTTGATTTCATAGGGCCCTTTGAAACAATCAATTATGCTAATAAAATACGGCCCGATTCGATTCAGGTGCATCTGGTAGCGGAAAGGAATGAGCCGTTGCAGGCGTTTAATGGATTGCGGTTGTTGCCGGATTGTACACTGGCGCAGTGTCCGAAGTTGGATATTGTAATTGCCCCTGGAGGCAAAGGTCGCTTTGCAGCCATGAAGAATCCAGTGATTCAGGATTTTTTGCGGCGACAGGCAGTCTGGGCTCGTTATTTGACATCGGTATGCACAGGGGCTTTTTTATTGGCCGAAGCAGGGCTGCTTCTAGGTAAACGGGCGACTACCTACCACACGGCCATGGAGGAGTTAGCGGCTTACGGCGTGAAAACGGAAGCGAGCAAAGTAGTTCAGGACGGAAAGGTCATTACCGCGGGCGGTGTCAGCTCCGGCTTGGAACTGGGGTTGTATTTGCTGCAGTGTTGCTTTGACTTGGACTTAGCATGCGAAGTCGCGCGGAAAATAGA
This sequence is a window from Anaeromusa acidaminophila DSM 3853. Protein-coding genes within it:
- a CDS encoding molybdenum cofactor synthesis domain-containing protein, with the protein product MKSYEMAVLVLSDKGARGERQDLSGPAVREVLGAQYPVVYYKMIPDEKEEIIRELCYICDELAPPLLITSGGTGFSERDVTPEATMEVVEKLTPGIPEAMRFYGMQKTPKAMLSRAVAGIRGKTLIVNLPGSVKGVKESLEAIAPALAHGLGILRGDAQECGQPSAEKRASVLAVNRSEKKGEIKVPIAKGYFAVDCGLQGDAHAGDWHRQVSLLGYESFEKIRQLGVTDLEPGVFAENLTTEGIELFTLPVGTRLQIGEALLEVTQIGKECHLGCAIREKTGDCVMPREGIFAKVLKPGWIAPGDLIEIVA
- the mobA gene encoding molybdenum cofactor guanylyltransferase; protein product: MAVSGIVLAGGRSLRMGKDKTQLMWGRHTLLENAVCRLRGLADDILVVGSLKDTCCLPGIRQVQDRYAGCGPLGGIHTGLLEAKHEAVLVLSCDMPFVTAELTAFLAAKKEGFAAVIPRCRGHVEPLCAVYARSCLPVIEDLLQAGDNQVRQVFAKVNTCYIEEAELERFGDVQQLFFNLNTPQDWQEALRRKEVGYGN
- the glp gene encoding gephyrin-like molybdotransferase Glp, with amino-acid sequence MKKNVSMEEAQQLFAAQAAPVGERKISLAEAAGSVLSRDVFAPLDLPPFDRSPLDGYALRAADVRQASKVQPVALRVVEEVRAGFVASREVDEGCAVKIMTGAPLPDGADVVVPFEDVERKGGVVCITAPMASGSNVIYAGEDFAAGELAAKKGALLTPPLVGLLAALGMETVPVYGKCKVALFSTGDELIEPPQALRPGAIYNSNLHSLRAYCRMAGAETVALGTAVDEEGAITAQLEEALRQADLVVTTGGVSVGDYDLLPAALQKAGAKVLFHGLDMKPGSPAMGAVCWGKPVLALSGNPAAALIAFELVGAPLLKKMLGWQTVLPQRVDVILDDEFAKASGQRRFVRVRLEVQGTQLHAKLAGKQSNGALQSMVASNALLDVPAGSGPLKAGQLVTAVLTGPLA
- the mobB gene encoding molybdopterin-guanine dinucleotide biosynthesis protein B, with amino-acid sequence METNKIPIVSFVSACSGAGKTTLLEKVVAILKQRGLRLAVIKHDAHRFEMDHPGKDTWRLAQAGADVVAISSPEKVALLEKVPAEKSLDEVSAMISGVDLILTEGFKQGGKPKVEVYRAELQASLRSSAEELLAIAGDASLPGVPCYALDDAAGIASELLRYLESFQQKKSMIKKTAALQVGIVLFPQVEELDFIGPFETINYANKIRPDSIQVHLVAERNEPLQAFNGLRLLPDCTLAQCPKLDIVIAPGGKGRFAAMKNPVIQDFLRRQAVWARYLTSVCTGAFLLAEAGLLLGKRATTYHTAMEELAAYGVKTEASKVVQDGKVITAGGVSSGLELGLYLLQCCFDLDLACEVARKIEYEAGLDFLNNLSRT
- a CDS encoding molybdopterin-binding protein — its product is MKTIRTQDALGTVLCHDITKIVPGEFKGPAFHKGHIVTEEDIPVLLSLGKDHLYVWELQDGFVHENDAALRLAKAVGGGGLAMTEPEEGKVNLLAEQDGLLLIDEERLLRLNLLGEVAVATRSQERTVKKGDIVAGIRVIPLVFAEEKMQEAEAIAAEMDVISVLPFQPCKVGIITTGNEVYYGRIADRFGPVVKEKVEVFGCTVVRQALVPDSAEEIAQAVQSLLAEGCQLILTTGGMSVDPDDVTPAGIRLAGARIVSYGAPVLPGSVFLMAYMGVVPVLGLPGCVMYNSTTVFDLVLPLVLAGRVVTREIIARWGVGGLCLNCESCHFPDCSFGT